Within Zootoca vivipara chromosome 10, rZooViv1.1, whole genome shotgun sequence, the genomic segment taggtacagATATAAATATAGGTATCAACATCACCACCCAATGCAGAGACCCGCCCATACCACCCTAAATCTGGCGCTGACCTGCAGCCAATAAGAGCCTTCCATTTCCCAGGCTAATCTGAATTTACCTGATCCACCCCCTGTCTCTACATATTATgtgcagttctctctctctctttccactttTGGGAGTTGCTACCAagcagacccaggtggcgctgtgggctaaaccactgagcctagggcttgctgatcagaaggtcggcggttcgaatccctgtgacagggtgagctcccgttgcttggtcccagctcctgccaacctagcagttcgaaagcacatcaaaatgcaagtagataaataggaaccgctatagcgggaaggtaaacggcgtttccatgtgctgctctggtttgccagaagcggcttcgtcatgttggtcacatgacctggaagctacgccagctccctcggccaataatgcgagatgagcaccgcaaccccagagtctgtcacaactggacctaatggtcaggggtccctttacctttaccgagcAGCTACCGCTAAACAGGCCTGCAATGTGGGAACAGCACAAGACCTCGAACCCCAGAAGTACCACTCTGACATCAACAGGAGCCACCAATCCTTTCTCAAAGCACACAAAACGTAAAACATCCACCCAGAATTCCTCCACAGACCCGACACTCCACAAAATTCTGTTCAGAATCGCAGACAAAGCcagaataattaaataatttaaaagttCATCCGACTTACCACAAAGACGGCATCCTGTATCAGGTCTTCATTTGGCACACATCAGCATTAGAGAAACATGTCCACAACAAACTCTGACCATGCTCTGCTTTGTTTTCTTAACAGATGAAGTGCGGGCTGGAGCTTACCGCCAGCTTTTCCACCCAGAGCAGCTGATCACTGGCAAGGAAGACGCTGCCAATAACTACGCCCGCGGCCACTACACCATTGGCAAGGAGAGCATCGACATGGTACTAGACCGCATTCGCAAGCTGGTAGGTAGAAGGTTGCCAATGGAAAGTGATATGCGGTTTGGGAGCAGGATGAGGCAGTAATCTGGAGGgctataattttttatttcattcttagAAGTTAGGTCCATAGTGGGTGGAGGTTGGACGTTTCATTATTCAGAGATCAGTGGTTTTCCAAAATTAGGAAATATTTCCTCATTAACCATGAGGAAATATTTTCCACACCACCTTCTTGGCCAAGGAACCTCTGCATGCTTGCCACatagccttctcggtagtggcacccaccctgtagaatgccctcccaccagaggtcaaagagaacaacaattatcagacctttagaaggcatctcaaggcagccctgtttagggaagcttttaatgtttgatttctgtactttaatgttttgttggaagccgcctagagtggctgggggaacccggccagatgggcggggtataaataataaattattattattattattattattattattattattattattattattattattattattattattataccttctGTGCTGTAGGAAATCCTGGGGCATATTCTAAGGAACCCATGAAGACGCTGGCTAACCCTGTTGGTCCTGTAGCACAGTAAATGAAACTTATTTCTTCCTctacaaataatttatttataccccactcatctggctgggtttccccagccactctgggcggcttccaacaaaagaattaaatacagtaatccatcaaacattaaaagcttccctaaacagggctcccttcagatgtcttctaaaagtctggttgttctctttgacatctggtgggagggcgttccacagggtggctgccactaccaagaaggctctctgcctggttccctgtaacttggcttctcgcagtgagggaaccaccagaaggccctcggcactggacctcagtgtccaggctgaacgatgggggtggagatgctcctaaacggtccgaggccatttagggctttaaaggtcagcaccaacactttgaattgtgctcagaaacgcactgggagccaatgtaccgtgtttctcctaaaataagacatgcctataaaataagccatggcacgatttccatgcgttgaaaaaaatataagacataccccgaaaataagccgtagtgctacttggtgaagaggacaaaagtggcatttgaggtggagaggagaggaaggcacgaagaagaaaagaggagcgatTAAAGACGCCTCGTGAATGACCTCcgtgtgcgtctctttctctccccctgtgcacgtctctctttctccccctgtgcgcgtctctctttctccccctgtgcgcgtctctttctctccccctgtgcgcgtctctttctctccccctgtgcgcgtctctttctctccccctgtgcgcgtctctttctctccccctgtgcgcgtctctttctctcccctgtgcgcgtctctttctctccccctgtgcgcgtctctttctctccccctgtgcgcgtctttctttctccccctgtgcgcgtctctttctctcccctgtgcgcgtctttctCTCCACctgtgtgcgtctctttctctccccctgtgcgcgtctctttctctccccctgtgcgcgtctctctttctccccctgtgcgcgtctctttctctccccctgtgcgcgtctctttctctccccctgtgcgcgtctctctttctccccctgtgcgcgtctctctttctccccctgtgcgcgtctctttctctccccctgtgcgcgtctctttctctccccctgtgcgcgtctctttctctccccctgtgcgcgtctctttctctccccctgtgcgcgtcttgctttctccccctgtgcgcgtctctttctctccccctgtgcgcgtctctttctctccccctgtgcgcgtctctttctctccccctgtgcgcgtctttctttctccccctgtgcgcgtccctttctctcccctgtgcgcgtctttctCTCCACctgtgtgcgtctctttctctccccctgtgcacgtctctctttctccccctgtgcgcgtctctttctctccccctgtgcgcgtctctttctctccccctgtgcgcgtctctttctctcccctgtgcgcgtctttctCTCCACctgtgtgcgtctctttctctccccctgtgcgcgtctctttctctccccctgtgcgtgtctctttctctccccctgtgcgcgtctttctttctccccctgtgcgcgtctctttctctcccctgtgcgcgtctttctctccacctgtgcgcgtctctttctctccccctgtgcgcgtctctttctctcccctgtgcgcgtctctttctctccacctgtgtgcgtctctttctctccccctgtgcgagtctctttctctccccctgtgcgcgtctttctttctccccctgtgcacgtctctttctctccacctgtgtgcgtctctttctctccccctgtgcgcgtctctttctctccacctgtgtgcgtctctttctctccccctgtgcgcgtctctttctctcccctgtgcgcgtctctttctctccacctgtgtgcgtctctttctctccccctgtgcgcgtctctttctctccccctgtgcgcgtctctttctctccccctgtgcgcgtctctttctctccccctgtgcgcgtctctttctctcccctgtgcgcgtctctttctctccacctgtgtgcgtctctttctctccccctgtgcgcgtctctttctctccccctgtgcgcgtctttctttctccccctgtgcgcgtctctttctctcccctgtgcgcgtctttctCTCCACctgtgtgcgtctctttctctccccctgtgcgcgtctctttctctccccctgtgcgcgtcttgctttctccccctgtgcacgtctctttctctccccctgtgcacgtctctttctctccccctgtgcacgtctctttctctccccctgtgcgcgtctctttctctccccctgtgcgtctctctctctctctctctctctctctctcacacacacacacacacacacagcccacctctcgcttccccccaccttttcccccttccattctaccggtatgtgcccagccatgagttgcctgttgatttcctcttgatggccgagacagagagcgaagcaggcaaactgcagctacggtaggaaagtagcaagctctcgcagacacgcgggtggtttttttaaaactgacatcccctcttttctcgttttgccgagagacccagacaacttgcattcctaggcttcaaaggttatgcatatgaaagaggagattaaggagatagataaagacaacttcctattatcaccttgcctttgtcctgaaaggtagaaaccttatggtagccatgagatctgggcatcaaaggaaagtacttaacagctatttgataaagccaattgtgatctcaggcagcatctggctaatcagtcctgagagagagaaacgtgatttctgttgtacagcatctgtaaaattcatataaaaaatcatttccctgttatgatccagcccccgaataagacataccttgaaaataagccatagtgtttttttttgaggaaaaaataaatataagacgtgtcttattttaggagaaacacggtaggtctttcaagaccagtgttatgtggtctcggtggccgctaccagtcaccagtctagctgccacattctggattagttgtagtttccttcaaaggcagccctacatagagcacattgcagtagttcaagcgagagataaccagagcatgcaccactctggcaagacagtccgcaggcaggtagggtctcagcctgcgtatcagatgtTTGGTGGGCTTCTTGGGGGTTGGGGAaagataatttatttaatttaaaatacttataaacctattcatattttaaaatctcaaagcaTTATATAAAAGGATGAAAATCAGACAGCACATAATAAAATGACataaaaccagcataaaataCAATTCCACAGCTTCACAGTGATGAATATCACTAATCTAAACACTTGAGCAAAGAATAAAGTTTTTAGTCTATGCCAGAAACATAAAATGCTGCTGACTGTATACCATATTTCTAAGGTGAGGATGTTCCATGCGACAGGTGCCATCACACTAAAAGCCCTACTCAGGATAGCCACAAAATGGATTTGGTATACAGATGACTGGATATTAGTGCCTTGGGAGATTACACGATTGTCCAGGCTGTGAATCAACCAAACAACCAAtagccaatcaatcaatcaatcaatcaatcaatcaaatttctatactgcccttcatccgaggatcaatGTGGTGGCACTTCATCCCTGCCCAACAACACCAGTGGTTAACCCGTAATTATTATTCATTATGGTTCCCTTTTCAGACTGACGCCTGTTCTGGGCTACAAGGATTCCTGATTTTCCACAGCTTCGGAGGAGGCACAGGTTCTGGCTTTACCTCCCTGCTGATGGAGCGCCTGTCTGTGGACTATGGCAAGAAGTCCAAACTGGAGTTTGCCATCTACCCAGCCCCCCAGGTTTCCACTGCGGTGGTGGAGCCCTACAATTCCATCCTGACCACCCACACCACCTTGGAGCATTCCGACTGCGCCTTCATGGTGGACAACGAGGCCATCTACGACATCTGCCGTCGCAATCTGGACATTGAGCGCCCCACGTACACCAACCTGAACCGCCTCATCAGCCAGATTGTCTCCTCCATCACCGCGTCCCTGCGTTTCGATGGCGCCCTCAACGTGGACTTGACTGAGTTCCAGACCAACCTGGTGCCTTACCCTCGCATCCACTTCCCCTTGGTGACCTATGCGCCCATCATCTCCTCCGAGAGGGCTTACCACGAGCAGCTCTCCGTGGCCGAAATCACCAGCTCCTGCTTTGAACCCAACAACCAGATGGTGAAATGCGACCCCCGCCATGGGAAATACATGGCCTGCTGCATGCTCTACCGAGGTGATGTGGTGCCCAAAGACGTCAACGTAGCCATTGCTGCGATCAAGACCAAGAGGGCAATCCAGTTTGTGGACTGGTGCCCAACTGGCTTCAAGGTGAGAAGGGACAAGCAGGTGCTCTCTTTTGTAGGACTGAAACCTTAACACCCacaatgcaa encodes:
- the TUBA8 gene encoding tubulin alpha-8 chain isoform X3, giving the protein MRECISVHVGQAGVQIGNACWELFCIEHGINPDGTFQDETNKFNDDDSFTTFFSETRTGKHVPRAVMVDLEPTVVDEVRAGAYRQLFHPEQLITGKEDAANNYARGHYTIGKESIDMVLDRIRKLTDACSGLQGFLIFHSFGGGTGSGFTSLLMERLSVDYGKKSKLEFAIYPAPQVSTAVVEPYNSILTTHTTLEHSDCAFMVDNEAIYDICRRNLDIERPTYTNLNRLISQIVSSITASLRFDGALNVDLTEFQTNLVPYPRIHFPLVTYAPIISSERAYHEQLSVAEITSSCFEPNNQMVKCDPRHGKYMACCMLYRGDVVPKDVNVAIAAIKTKRAIQFVDWCPTGFKVGINYQAPTIVPGGDLAQVQRAVCMLSNTTAIAEAWARLDHKFDLMYAKRAFVHWYVGEGMEEGEFAEAREDLAALEKDYEEVGTDSFEEENDGEEY